In Heptranchias perlo isolate sHepPer1 chromosome 21, sHepPer1.hap1, whole genome shotgun sequence, the following proteins share a genomic window:
- the LOC137340169 gene encoding tumor necrosis factor receptor superfamily member 6-like yields MIKAMVLAVGVRRGLLLLLLALLNVKGANHSTSVENNAVQNDLPITNIMDSAHSDTRKWRFRRDILCRPGQYLSEPPARCCKRCAAGTYLKTQCTGDWESVCVPCPPGEFTASENHLTNCVRCRQCQEHDGQESKNNCNSTHDTQCTCMENFFCQTPSESCEQCIRCKKCNEKTEETSQPCTETEDTVCVAKGEKSGTTGVIVGVLLVVVAAIILGVIMYLKRSLLPCNRKSKPEDSKILALITENGQPQPQVPDDVPDIKLGDAHLDMIVEEIEPKRYHELGIKLGLTEPKLQQIEANYHNDIKRQGYAILYDWREAHGTKGAFPLLIDTIRKAGYVTTAENILGRIEPMMYAEEPITGATQLDMIENGKTAETPVA; encoded by the exons ATGATAAAGGCAATGGTCCTGGCGGTGGGGGTCAGGAgggggctgctgctgctgctgctggcttTACTG AATGTAAAAGGTGCCAATCATTCCACCTCAGTGGAGAATAATGCTGTTCAAAATGATTTACCAATTACCAACATAATGGATTCAGCACATTCAGACACCAGGAAATGGCGTTTCAGAAGGGATATTCTGTGTAGGCCTGGTCAGTACTTGTCAGAGCCTCCAGCTCGGTGTTGCAAAAGATGTGCTGCAG GTActtatctgaaaacacaatgcACTGGTGATTGGGAATCAGTTTGTGTGCCGTGTCCACCTGGTGAATTTACAGCTTCTGAAAATCATCTAACTAACTGTGTGCGATGCAGACAATGCCAGGAACATGATG GCCAAGAAAGTAAAAACAACTGCAATTCAACTCACGACACACAATGTACTTGCATGGAAAACTTCTTCTGCCAGACTCCTTCCGAAAGCTGTGAGCAGTGCATTCGTTGTAAAAA ATGTAATGAAAAAACTGAAGAGACTTCACAACCGTGCACAGAGACGGAGGACACAGTCTGCGTTGCAAAAG GGGAGAAATCAGGGACTACTGGTGTGATTGTTGGTGTGCTGTTAGTTGTAGTGGCAGCAATAATCCTGGGTGTAATTATGTACCTGAAAAGAAGCCTCCTCCCAT gcAATAGAAAGTCAAAACCTGAGGATAGTAAG ATATTGGCTCTAATAACAG AGAATGGCCAGCCTCAGCCACAG GTACCAGATGATGTTCCAG ACATTAAACTTGGTGATGCGCATCTGGATATGATTGTGGAGGAAATTGAACCGAAAAGATACCACGAGCTTGGGATAAAATTAGGATTGACTGAACCTAAACTGCAACAGATTGAAGCTAATTACCATAACGATATAAAACGACAGGGTTACGCTATTCTGTATGACTGGCGCGAGGCTCACGGAACGAAAGGAGCATTTCCTCTACTGATTGACACAATCAGAAAGGCAGGATACGTCACTACAGCTGAAAACATTTTGGGAAGAATTGAGCCCATGATGTATGCAGAAGAACCTATAACTGGTGCTACCCAACTGGACATGATTGAAAATGGCAAAACAGCAGAAACGCCTGTGGCATAG